A region from the Hydra vulgaris chromosome 08, alternate assembly HydraT2T_AEP genome encodes:
- the LOC136083294 gene encoding uncharacterized protein LOC136083294: protein MTKTLDLIICDSSYRASEIKIGPPLGLSDQYHCTITWHYKLASSIKLSRFNSSKFIYKHGNYKKINKEFNNVDWSSIFKNLNVEQCYQLWLNKYNECCLQFIPRMPNKPSPKKQPWMTKELLSLIRLKKLLWARNVSSKWKITSLVGEYRETRKFVKKLSHSSLKSFEIALANDKRNPKRLFSYINTKRSVINQISSMRITSSSEIISSDKITIANSLNNQFQSVFSKEPSNDNLPRFDRRTNTILNSISFDTLATLMELSALDISKSLGVDNVSPHVLRFCSTSMSSPLTLIFQKSFDNGEIPSSWSKANVTPLFKKGSRIDPSNYRPISLK from the coding sequence ATGACAAAGACTCTTGATCTCATCATATGTGACTCTTCATATCGTGCTAGCGAAATCAAAATCGGTCCTCCACTCGGTTTGTCTGATCAATATCATTGCACTATCACCTGGCATTACAAACTGGCTTCCAGCATAAAATTATCACGTTTCAACAGctctaaatttatatacaagcatggtaactacaaaaaaatcaacaaagaaTTCAATAATGTTGACTGgtcatctatttttaaaaacttaaatgtagAACAATGTTACCAACTTTGGCTCAACAAATACAATGAATGTTGTCTTCAATTTATCCCTCGTATGCCAAACAAACCATCCCCCAAAAAACAACCATGGATGACAAAAGAACTATTATCTCTTATTCGTCTTAAAAAATTGCTATGGGCTCGTAACGTCAGTTCAAAATGGAAAATCACATCACTGGTTGGGGAATATAGGGAAActagaaagtttgttaaaaaattaagtcaTTCTTCTCTGAAATCTTTCGAAATTGCCCTTGCCAATGATAAGCGTAATCCTAAAAGACTGTTTTCATACATAAATACTAAACGCTCTGTAATAAATCAGATCTCATCTATGCGAATCACTAGTTCCAGTGAGATCATTAGCTCTGACAAAATTACAATAGCCAACTCACTTAACAATCAATTTCAATCAGTTTTCAGCAAAGAGCCATCCAATGACAATCTTCCCCGTTTTGATCGTAGAACTAACACAATCCTCAATAGCATATCTTTTGATACTCTGGCCACTCTAATGGAACTCTCAGCACTAGATATATCTAAATCACTTGGTGTAGATAATGTCAGTCCTCACGTTTTACGCTTTTGTTCTACCTCAATGTCTTCTCCACTTACTCTCATCTTTCAAAAGTCATTTGACAATGGTGAAATTCCAAGCTCATGGTCCAAAGCAAATGTAACACCTTTATTTAAGAAGGGCTCCAGAATCGACCCATCAAACTATAGACCAATATCCCTCAAATAA